ggtgcattagtgcccaaggcatgggtaacttacacatctgtgaaggcaccattaatgctgaaaggtacatacagcttttggaacaacatatgttgtcatcaaagcaacgttatcatggacgcccctgcttatttcagcaagacaagtgttacaacagcgtggcttcgtaaaaaaggagtgcgggtactttcgtgggcctcctgcagtccagacctgtctcccatggaaaatgtgtggcgcattatgaagcgtaaaataggacagcggagaccccggactgttgaaggactgaagctctacataaaacaagaatgggaaagaattccactttcaaagcttcaacaattagtttcctcagttcccaaacgtttattgagtgttgttaaaagaaaaggtgatgtaacacagtggtgaacatgccctttcccaactactttggcacatgttgcagccatgaaattctaagttaattattatttgtaaaaaaaaaataaagtttatgagtttgaacatgaaatatgttgtctttgtagcatattcaactgaatatggcttgaaaaggatttgcaaatcattgtattctgtttatatttacatctaacacaatttcccaactcatatggaaacgaggttttatatattgtgtgactgccatctactggtcaaacttatcattacaccatgtaccaaataaaattgcttcaaggtcggtaagcacaaccagaattattccatacattgggcgcaccgggttataaggtgcattgttgatttaaaaaaaaatcaataaaaggaTTGTAAGTGCGACTTCCAATCCAAAAAATAGAGTACATCACTCAAGTTAACCATGAGGATGAAGCCTAGCTGGTGAGAATGATTTGCTAGTTAGGGTACAACTGCTTTACAACTGTTGCTAAATACTGTTTACTCCATTTTTATAAAAACAACATCACCGAAATGAACTTCTAAAGCTATGTGGTCGACCACACTTCTACTTctactacatcaggggtcggccaCCCAcgcctctttagcgccgccctagtggctctctggagctttttcaaaaatatatgaaaaatggaaatgatgagggggaaaaaacatattttttgttttaatttggtttctgtaggaggacaaacctccctaattgctataaagcacactgtttatatcaaacatgcttcactgattctagtattgttttgtcctactaattttggcggtccttgaactcaccctagtttgtttacatgtataactttctccgactttctaagacgtgttttatgccacttctttttctgtctcattttgtccaccaaacttataacgttgtgcatgaatgcacaaaggtgagttttgttgatgttattgacttgtgtggagtgctaatcagacatatttggtcactgcttgactgcaagctaatcgatgctaacatgctatttaggctagctgtatgtacatattgcatcattattcctcatttgtagctatttttcagctcatttagtttcctttaagtcctcgtaattcaatttatatctcatgacacactatctgtatgtaatatggcttttaatttttttgcgacTCCAAACggatttgtattttgtatttttggtccagtatgactctttcaacattttgggttgccgaccccggtTCTACATCATGACTCCATTCTCCACACCACGTGATGGATacctttaaaatgatttacaCACCAAAAGTTAAGCAgttttatattttgcattttGTTAACCGAAAGGTGACCTtaaaactgaggtacgtaccgaaccatgATGATGGTTTATCGTtagactagggttgtcccgataccaacattttggtacccaaatgtatttctatacttttctaaataaaggggaccacagaacatttcattaatggctttgttttaacaaaaaatcttagggtgcattaaacatGTGTCTTATATACAATTGAAGAACAATTTAGTCTTAAGTTAAGTCTGaaattcccccagggatcaataaagtactttctattctattctattctaaaataaaatgttgaacatactaaacaacttgtctttgagtagtaagtaaacaaacaaagactcctaattagtctgcactaacatattgtgtcatttatacacctattattttatagacattatgagggacaaactgtaaatatGGATTAttcatccacttgttcatttactgttaatatctgcttattttctgttctatctacacttctgttaaaatgtaataatcagttgttcttctcttctttgatacttgacattagtgttGGCTGATACCACACTTTATTAGAGGCAGCGTAGTACCGAGTATGCTTCATTAGTATCGTAGTACCGGACAACCCTACGTTAGACTCTTACACAACTTGACATCAGACTTTATTGTGTATGACACTGGGTGTCTTATCATTAGTGTTTCTTTATTTCCAGAAGCGACACAACAAAGGCATCGGTTTAAAAAATCAGCAAAAATCAAGCCCTttgaaaccctaaccctaaccaaagtGCTGTTGAAGGATTAAAGTTCAAATCGAAAAAGCTTTTCTTAGTGGCTGTTAGACAACTTTCTGTTGCATCATGTCAGTAAACATGGGGGCTGCGGGGGGGTTCTTAATGGTGGACTCAGCCCAGTCAACAAATTTGGCCATGTTGGTGTAAACGCCATAATAGCCAGGGTGTGAACAGCCCCGCCCCCATCCGACGATGCCCAAAAGGAAGTGGGTGGAACCAAAGAGGCTGGTCAATGGGCTCCCATCGTCGCCACGGCAACTCTCCTGGTGGCCGTCCAGGTAGCCAGCACACAGCATATTGTTGGTGAAGTTGAACTGGGCTCTCTGTGAGCACTGAGAGTTGGGAATGATCGGTAAGGACATCCTGCGGAGGACAGGGGAGGTGACGCCGCTGGATGCTGGACTGTGGCTGGCAGCGTTTCCCCCAATGGTCTTCTTGCCCCAACCCGACACAGTGTGGTACCGCAGCAGTAGCAGCTCTTTCTCCGCTAAGTCTTTATTGGGCAAGCAGATAGGGAGCGCCTGGCTGTTTATGGCCACACTTCTACTCAGGTGCAGCAGCGCAATGTCCCTGTCACCTGTTGCTGGGACATAACCCTCATGGGCAATTGCCTTGGAAACTGGGATTCTTTGTTCTGTGCCATCGTCGACCTCCAGGTTGTGTTCCCCTGGAAATAGTACCAAAtggcatttgaaaataaaaaagttgCACAGAGCTTCTATCATCTGCTTACCTGCCACCACCGTAAGCTGGTCAGGGTGGATCCCAAGAACGCAGTGAGCTGCAGTCACAACCCAGTCAGGACGGATCAGGGCACCTCCACAATGACTTGTTTGGTTCAACTCAATCAGAACCTGATCAAGATACAAATAGGTCATTTTGTGGCATGTATAATATTGTTATTTTACATTTCAACAACTCACTCTGGAGTAAAGTCAAATTGCCTTTAAAGTAAAGTCGAAACTAACAATTGTGGTTACACTGTTCCAACAGACTGCGAGCCACAAATGCACCGCTCAGACTTTCTGACGTGAACGTAAAGGTCATACAACCTGTCAGAGGCTGCTAATCACTCATCAAACTGTGCATTGCAAGGCTAGCGACACCCAATTGGGAATCTGGCTCTTGCCGGGCTACACACTCAGCATTAGGCTCTCTTCACACTTGGTTGATTCCATTAAAACAAACCCTGGTGCAGTCATGCTGACAGTGGTGTGTTCATCACTTAAGTGCTGCTGAAATGTGAAAGCTACATAGACCAACTTAATAGACCAGTGGTAAAATGACACCTAACCCAAGTGCATATTTGATCCAAATCAGCCAAGAGCAAACGGTGTGGTTGCATCGTGACTTTGCCTTTCCGTGGTCTTGGTAAGATGTTAGGGATACCTATGTCAAGATTAAGTTAGCCAGCTAGGTTTCACGTTTGCTCAAGACCATCACATGAGCTCATTCATTCCTGCCATCAAGCCAGCGTTTACCTGCCAGGGACATTCTCCTTTGGGACAATGATTGGCTCCTACAAGCCTCGTCTGACCGGTCATGCTCTGATTGGCTGGAGCCAGCTGACCACATGGAAACTCCACTGGAAGACAGGAGGGCACATTTATGCAGCTATTGCCAACTGTTGGCCTCGTGTGCATATTACAGTTTGTGTGTGAACTGTACGAAAATGTATTGACAAAGTTACGCTTGTAATATTCTTAGGTAATACCATCTCCTATGGTGAAGTATGCATAAATGTGGTTGGCCCATGGGACATGGGACTTCCTGTTTTATTGTTGCCAGAGATGTAAAAGGTTATTGCCAAGAGTCGTGAATCAAAGTACATTTAGCAGCACGTTGTGTGTTGGCTCAACTGGCTTTCCACCACGCTAAATGCTAATAGTAAACCAGCTAACAAATGTTAGTCATTTGTGTAAGTGCCTTGGTCATCTCGAGTTGAAGCATCCGTGTCAAAAAGAGGTTTCTACCTTGAGCAATGCACTGTCGTCCGTCTTCGCCCAGAATGTAGCCATCAGCGCAGGAACACCTGCGGCGTTTCCCTGAGCCATCGCAGAAATGCTGACACTGACCGTTGTGGTAAATACACTTGAGGGAGTCTTCAAACACTGCCAGGGGGGCACATTGAGGGATGTCATAAATGCATCTACAGGTAGTCATTGGCTCTCTCTCGGTTCTCTTTATTTAGTACCCATCTGACAGAAGCGTCCTTCAAAGCCTTCGGGACATTGACACTGAAAGGTTGCCCCCTGGTGGACACACACGCCATTGTTACGACATGGGTTTATCTTACAGGGGTCCCGACCTGACAGTGAATTACAATCACATAAATAGTCAGTCATTACTGGCAGCAGAAACATTGGCAGCCAAAGAACAGGAAGAtgaataaaatatcaaatatgaaACGCAGATGATTGTTGAAAGTTGACAAACACTTACGGTCATAGGTCTGCCAGAATTGATTCTGCAGaagcagaaaacaacaaaaagGTATTTGTGAGTATAAAGTCTTGTCTTACTGTAGACGTTGGACTGTTGGACAAAAAGCAATTGACTGACCGTCTGTCCTTCGTCCTCAAATACTTCTCTGGCCTCCTCATAGTCACACATCTCCTCCATGCATTCCCTTTCCAGGTTGCCTTGCTTGAGCTCCTCCAGGAATCCGGTATTTGCTCGCGTCCTTCTGGTCAGCACATCACTGGCCTCCCGTCTCTCCACAAACACTGATGCCAACCACATGCAGTAACATTATCAACAGCAAACTACACATAAACTCTTAAAACTCTTAACTCCTTTTTAAATTGTCCAAGCAAGTCTCCCGTAACACAAACCTGCATCTGAAGAGATCCCAAAGAACAGAATCCACACAATGCCATGTCTCGCCAACATGATTTCTAGTGTGCAGAACTGCAAAAATGAAGTCCCAGGACCGCTTACAGGAGAGGATGAGCCTTTGTACCGCATGCTCCATGAGCCCTATCACCCTTGGACTCAGCAGAACAAACATCATTCACCAGTTTAGTAAACAAATCTGACGTCATTGGTTTGAATATTACTATACAAAAAGGACGTATGATCAATAAAGTTTGGCACGGTGTTTCCTGGTACCAAACAAGGATTACCGTGTCCAACGCTGAACCCTAACTGGTCACCTTCTCCGCTGCTGTATGTGATCAATGAAAGAACCTTAGCATGATGACTTTAAATATGTTTATGTTAACATGTGCGTGGTTAATGGTTGATCAACACCATGTTGACTCAGGGTAGTTTATTGGCTACTTAGTGCTCAGGTGTTCAGTGTACAGGGGTAGCTGTGTGTTGTTTGTGGGTTGTTGCGCAGTCGCTGTGCGGTTGTGGATCCACTGCAGGTAGTTGGAAATGCGCGTGTAGATTCCATAGTGTCCAGGTCGGGCGCAGCCCTTCCCCCAGCTCACGATGCCGAGCAAGAAGGTTGTCTTCTTGTACTGTGTCACCAGGGGCCCGCCGCTGTCACCTTTACAGGAGTCCTGTTGGCCTTGGATGTATCCGGCACAAAACATGTTGTCCGTGAGGGCCACGCCACTTTCCTCCACGCACTGTTGTGTACGAATCCGAGGCACACTGAGACGCCGCAGCAAGTGCGAGGTGGGGCCGTTTTCAGCCCGGCGGCCCCACCCGCTCACTGTGTGCATGCTGACGGCCCAGAGCTCACGCTCAGCCAGAGACTTAGTGGGCAGGCAGGCTGCTACGGCGTATGGTGTGTACACAATGGGAGCAGTGAGTCGCAGCAGGGCAATATCGTTGTCAGCCGTGGTCTTTACATAGAGCTCGTGCATGAGGATTTCAGCCACCTGGATGACCTGCTCCGTTCCCTCCATCACCTCGGTATTGTGCTCACCTGTCAGACAATGTCAAAGTTGTAGAAGGAGTGCGTCCAGCAAGCATGAAAACACACTTCTAGATGAGTTTGTTGAGCTGTAAACATGTCAACCACTAAATAGCTTTGCCCTAGAGCCTTAGAGCACGTTTGAGGACCATCAGCGTCAGGGGCCAACAAAGCAACTTGGGTAACTCATACCTGCAAAGCAACTTGGGTAACTCATACCTGCAAAGCAACTTGGGTAACTCATACCTGCAAAGCAACTTGGGTAACTCATACCTGCAAAGCAACTTGGGTAACTCATACCTGCAAAGCAACTTGGGTATCTCATACCTGCAAAGCAAGTTGGGTAACTCATACCTGCAACTATGCTTAAAAACCTGACATCGGCATCCTCCATGCAATGGGAGGCTGTGAGGATCCATGTTGGTTTTAAGATTACTCctccacagaacccttttccttTATGGAGCAGCAACACCTACAAGGAACACATCAACCACATCTTCAGCGCTACAGAAAAGCCCGCGGCTGTCCCTTTAACGTAACGTACCTGCCAGGGACATTCCCCTTTGGGACATTCATTCCCACCCACAATCCTTGCACGAGGGTCATCCAGTGCGGCTTTGCTTGAACCCTGAATGACTGGCGTCACGCCACACGGTATTGCATCTGAGGCAAGAAGGTGAAACATACCTGATGGCATCTCACAGAACTTCATTAAGAAGCTAGCTTTACAATCTACAACCTTTCCATGTCCTTCTTACCTTTCGCAACGCAGCTCCAGCCGTCAGTGTGCAGGAAGTAGTCGTCTGCACAGGAGCAGTTTAGTCTTCCTCCCCAGGGGTCCTCGTCACAGAAGTGCTCACAGCCTCCATTCTCTAGCAGGCAGGAGTCTGGCTTGGCACGGTCGTCTGTAGGACACAaccatgttttctttgtagccacTGCGTTTGTGAGCGTGCAGCCTGTCCTCACCAAGCTCACAGATGAGGCCGCTGAAGTGCTGTGGACACAAGCAGGTGTAGGACCCGGTCTGGACCGAGCAACTTCCCCCATTTAAGCAGGGATTGGACTCACAGTGGTCTGGAACTGTAGGACGGTAGCCCGGTCAAAAACCTGAAACGTTGATGGTTGCTCATCTGCTAACGTACTCATTAGTTTCAAAGTGCCCCTTTATCTTCATTTaacaaacccaaaagcagtgaagttgtcacgtcctgtaaatggtaaataaaaaaagaatgcaaatccttttcaacttatattcaattaaatagactgcgaagacaagatatttaacttgtggcgtagtgggtagagcggccgtgccagaaacctgagggttgcaggttcgcttcccacctattgacatccaaatggctgccgttgtgtccttgggcaggacacttcaccctttgcccccggtgccgctcacactggtgaatgaatgatgatgaatgaatgacaggtggtggtcggaggggaggggccgtaggtgcaaactggctgcctcgcttccgtcagtctaccccagggcagctgtggctactgatgtagcttaccaccactactgatgtagcttaccaccaccaccaggtgtgaatgaatgatggcttcccacttctctgtgagcgctttcagtatctaacaatagaaaagcgcgatataaatctaatccattattattattattattataactttccaaaaggtaaactttgttatttttgtgcaaatattagctcatttggaatttgatgacctgcaacatgtttcaaaaaagccggcacaagtggcaaaaaagagtgagaaagttgaggaatgctcattaaatgcttatttggaacatgccacaggtgaagaggctaattgggaacaggtgggtgccatgattggctataaaagcaacttccatgaaatgctcactcattcacaaacaaggacggggtgagggtcaccactttgtcaacaaatgcctgagcaaattgttgaagaacaacatttctcaagcagctattgcaaggaatttagggatttcaccatctacgctccataatatcatcaaaaggttcagagaatgtggagaaatcactgcatgtaagcagcaagACTGAAAATACATATTGAATGCCCCTGACCTTGGATCTCTCAGGCGGTGctacatcaaaaagtgacagtgtgtaaatgatatcaccacatgggctcaggaacacttcaaaaaaacactgtcactgaCTGCaggtggtcgctacat
Above is a genomic segment from Nerophis ophidion isolate RoL-2023_Sa linkage group LG27, RoL_Noph_v1.0, whole genome shotgun sequence containing:
- the LOC133544239 gene encoding coagulation factor VII-like produces the protein MWLSVFIPLVFSCSPAASVFLDPDEAHKVLLRMRRFNSGWLEELQMGDLKRECLEEKCTYEEAREVFEHTEITDEFWKTYSIPDHCESNPCLNGGSCSVQTGSYTCLCPQHFSGLICELDDRAKPDSCLLENGGCEHFCDEDPWGGRLNCSCADDYFLHTDGWSCVAKDAIPCGVTPVIQGSSKAALDDPRARIVGGNECPKGECPWQVLLLHKGKGFCGGVILKPTWILTASHCMEDADVRFLSIVAGEHNTEVMEGTEQVIQVAEILMHELYVKTTADNDIALLRLTAPIVYTPYAVAACLPTKSLAERELWAVSMHTVSGWGRRAENGPTSHLLRRLSVPRIRTQQCVEESGVALTDNMFCAGYIQGQQDSCKGDSGGPLVTQYKKTTFLLGIVSWGKGCARPGHYGIYTRISNYLQWIHNRTATAQQPTNNTQLPLYTEHLSTK
- the f7i gene encoding coagulation factor VIIi; translated protein: MRYKGSSSPVSGPGTSFLQFCTLEIMLARHGIVWILFFGISSDAVFVERREASDVLTRRTRANTGFLEELKQGNLERECMEEMCDYEEAREVFEDEGQTNQFWQTYDRRDPCKINPCRNNGVCVHQGATFQCQCPEGFEGRFCQMVFEDSLKCIYHNGQCQHFCDGSGKRRRCSCADGYILGEDGRQCIAQVEFPCGQLAPANQSMTGQTRLVGANHCPKGECPWQVLIELNQTSHCGGALIRPDWVVTAAHCVLGIHPDQLTVVAGEHNLEVDDGTEQRIPVSKAIAHEGYVPATGDRDIALLHLSRSVAINSQALPICLPNKDLAEKELLLLRYHTVSGWGKKTIGGNAASHSPASSGVTSPVLRRMSLPIIPNSQCSQRAQFNFTNNMLCAGYLDGHQESCRGDDGSPLTSLFGSTHFLLGIVGWGRGCSHPGYYGVYTNMAKFVDWAESTIKNPPAAPMFTDMMQQKVV